Within the Candidatus Paceibacterota bacterium genome, the region TGCAGCACGAATAAAAATTTGCCAACAAAAACTATGTCTAAAATCATCACACGTTTTCCACCAAGCCCGACAGGACTTCTCCACGTCGGCTCAGTCCGGACCCTCCTTTTCAATTATATTTTTGCCAAGCAGCAAGGGGGGATGATGCGGCTACGTATTGAGGATACTGACAAAGAACGTTCAAAACCCGAACATGAGCAATACATATATGACAGTATGAAGTGGCTTGGCCTTGAAGCGGACGGGGAAGTTTTTGTGCAATCAAAGCGCACTGATATTTACCAGAAAAAATTAAAGCAG harbors:
- a CDS encoding glutamate--tRNA ligase family protein; translation: MSKIITRFPPSPTGLLHVGSVRTLLFNYIFAKQQGGMMRLRIEDTDKERSKPEHEQYIYDSMKWLGLEADGEVFVQSKRTDIYQKKLKQ